The genomic stretch TCTCAACACAAGTCAAAATGACCTACCCTGTTCAAATCTGAAACCTTTTTGTGTTGTTGCCTGAAATTCCACTCTATTCATGGAGCAGAGTGCAAGGAAAAATAACTCGCATGAAGGGATGGAAAAGCTTAGAGCATAAGGCAAAGAAAGTGAGAAAGACAAACCTGCTGGCCGGTGATGTAGACATTATTTTCCTTGAACTGAGAGGCCCCAACATCCTCATTTCCTGCAACATTTCCCGTGGTTGCGGCAGGACTGGGACTGTAACCAGCAGGGGAGGAGCTGGGTCCATAACCGGTTGCCATTCCTATATGGGTTGAGTTGCTGGTATTATTTCCAGGTTTGTATTGAGAAAGAGAGTATTTGACACCTGTGGCAGCAGCTGCTGCAGGAGGTGGATATACATTGCCTGTCGGTGGTTGCTGAGGGAATGCAGTGTTGCTTAGAAAATGGTGAATAGTTGGAGGTGGTACATAGAATGGGGAGAAATACTGGCTATATGGCATGTAGTTAGGAGGATAATGAGATATGTGTACTCCAGCAGGCTGCCTGAAAACAGGAACCGGTTGCTGAGTTACAGCTAGAGAGCTCTGCATCACACCCGCAGCTTGAGTCACCAGTGGAGATGGAGCTGTGGTAGACAGAACCAAGGAGTTGCCACTCTGCAATTGAACACCAAAGTTTAAGGCCAGGAAAACATGCACATTTACTCAACAAAAATCTAAAAGGTGAATAGAGTGATTTAACACAGAGAAAGGTTCTTGGAGCTGCTGGAACCAGAACTAATACTGTCGAATACATAGTGAACCAACGGAAATTTTACATGGACTAATTGAAAAAACTAACCAGTAATAAGCCCTGAATAACCATTATAATGTCAAATTTTCAGTCAACTTTGTTTTACTCATTATTTAAGTGCCACTTGTCATGAAGCATTTGTTCAAACATTGAGAATTCTCGATACATTCAAAAATTCCTAAGACGAAGAAAGTTCCAGGACTATTATTAGCATGGCACACATTCGCACTCACATTCACCTTCACCAAAGCCTAGAGTAAATGAAGCAGATTTGAGAAACAAATGTGGTAGAAGGGACTCCAAGAATTGACTTTCTTCATAAGCTGCAGATTATTctttattattaaatataagTTTTTGTTTTGTGGGGCCCACACGTGGGACCAAACAGCTCCTACTCTCATTCtacaaaaagaggaaaataatcctctgtttttctcatccctgtttttccttgttttgctacctgcagaacgcgacacgtggacaactttaagaccaacgcaccggatgtaataatcctcacccaatcttgaccgttggtctccttattgtccacgtgtcgcgttctgctggtagcaaaacaaggaaaaacgtggatgggaaaaacagaggattttgatccacaAAAAGAAGGGGGGTGGTTCTGGTTCTCACATTGCTCTGAAGCACACAGTTAGTGTTAAAAGGAAGCTGAACTAATTCAATCAGAGGCTAAGAGCCAGTTTATTAACaaattaattttgtttctttacaAAGTAATTTCTATAAAAATCAGAAGTCAGTTGGATTATAATTAAATTCAGCTACGGGAATTtgagatttaatttaattattttgaaAGATGGGGGTATTCGTAACTTGATTACTTAGTTTGAACCTAGATATGAGTAGGAGTTGGTCAAAGTCCTATTAGGAATTGAGCTTTTTAGAATCCATAAAAAGGTGGCACATCCTACAGCTATAGTCTCTTCTTTATCACAGCACAGACCTGGGATTGAATCCCTCCTTCACTCtcaaacccccccttttttttttgttattgtcaGCCAAGTATACGCCACCTCAACCAAGCAGCCAGGGAATCCCATCTTAAAATTGTTCTAACTGACCATTTGGGCAAGCCACATTAGCCATTACATGTAAAAGCATCCTGGAAAAGCTAGCCTTATATATTAAATTGGGGCAGAAAACAATTCCCCAAGTGTGTTTTCCTATGGCGGATGCATCTCCATCAAAATGGACCATTGCTTGGGACAATGGTCAAAGGTTCATGCTGCCAGGGCTCATGCCTGGGTTTGAGTCTTGACAGCAGCCACTTCATGCAAAAAAATGCGGAAGATTAGGGCCTTCTCCAAACTCACCCCTCCCAAGACCCTGCATAGGCAGGACTAGTGTAATGGCCCTTCTTATGCATCTCCATCAAAATTGACTCCTTATTGAGGTATGGAGACATAGACATGACACACATGTACTCAATTCTAAGCATTGAATTGTCAGAGCACTGTCATTTCCTATTAGGTCATGTAAGTTGGCCCCAAGAAGCAAAACCACTTGGATGCTTAGGATCACCCAAACAAGTCTAAGCTTTTGCTACAGTTATTAACAAAAATGGTTATTGATAAAACTAGATGCTAGTAAGAACAGAGGTTTTGGAAATTAGCAATCTGAGTGGCTGCCTTACATGAATCATTGAAATTGATAAGCATTTGTGCCGGAAACCACGCATTGCAGTACCTTTTCTCATATATGTACACATATAAATGAACAAGGCATTTACACACCCTTTAATATTCTTTTCCATATAAGCATTTCAAATTATCTAAGACACCCAGTAACATTTAAATCTTTCACATactggacaaaataaaaatttaaattgatCAATATGAACAAACCTCTTGAGGAGACTGGCCAGTCTGCGAAGACAGCACTGCAATATTCCCGTTGTACTTGGTTGCAGTTCCGGGAgcaagaaagggagagaagcgGCCATCACCATCAACACCAGGCCGGTAAAACTGGGTATAATAGCTTGCAGAGGGATCAAATGGTTGCTGAAcctaattataaaaaaaaaaaaataataatactaatagtTAAGTAccttattcccccccccctctccccaaaaaaatgaaaatccagATATTTAGAAGAGAGATAAGGGAGCTGCCAGGAGAAGACTTCATTAAGAACATGATTGAACTTTAAAGTACTAAATGGTCCAGCCCAGTCTAGGAAGTATACCACAAAAACAGTAAggtgaaaaagaaataaacatcAGTCTTATGATTAAAGAGTGAAGGACATGCCAGTTTTTCAGAAAAGAAAGTTCAACTGGTAAAAAGGTTGAACTACACCCGATTGAACTAGCCAGAGATATCGCTAAGAGAATTGCTTAATTGCTTTGCAATTTCATACGGAATTTATGTCATGCTATGTATCTGGGCCGTGTCTGAACCCATAAATTATCGTGAGGCCTCCATTACTACAATATGTTTCATGTTCAGATGATCAGGACCACAAATGAATGGGCTCAAGCTAACACATCCTCTATGCAAATAATAACATGGAAAGATGATTTGAGCATCTGACCCATGCATTAATTGAAACTCTGAATCTTTGATGCCCCTTTCCAACTTTGAaatgaaaagaggaaaaaatagaCGGTGGCAATAATTTGGTTTAATCTGGTTCTTTGCCAGGTCAATCTCTCAAATAATACACTGATGGGTCCTAAGACTACAAACCATGTGACAAGATACAGGGGCCCAGAACTGAAGACACTACCCGTGTACTGGCATATGTGGAGGGCCAACCCTAAATGTAGGAAAGTTGATTGATAAAAGACATAAAGCGCAAAAGAATTGAAGGCTTACAACAAAGCTTGGGAGGCGGGAGACATCACGTGCCTGAGGCTCAGAGCTTTCAAAGGGTGCCAGCTGACCTCCTACCATGGGTGGCatgaacccaaaaccgtaaTTTGTGGCATTATGGACAACCGAGTACTGAGGACCACCAGATGGCAAAACTGTCTCAGGCTTGGACTCTATGACTTGACTGGATGAGACATCAGCCTCTCCAGAAGACAGGTTTTCTGGCATCTGCGTAGGTGACTGTGGATGATCAGGATACCTTTCCTCCTGAGCAGCAGGAGATGCATTGTGATTGCTGCACACAATGTCAAACAAGTTAAAATTTCAGAATTGTGGAGAGTAATAGCAATAGGTACAACAACAGCTGGAAAAGTATGATAAGATTCAGAACAATTAATGTATGTATGCAGTGGACtagactttaaaaaaaaatctcatctcaaACAGCCTAGCAGTAAAGATGCACCATTTAAAGGAGCTGAAGTACCACTATAAAATCCACCAGAAATTCTTCTAAGATCAAAACCAACAAAATAACCACAACCATATCATCTCTATCCCTTTCATCCAGATCCCTTGGCCAGATTTAGTATTAAGCATCAACAGAGTGCAATATAATGTCTATCGTCACCAACATGGTTGGATTTTGGCACAAAACTCCCCTTTGCAGGAATGATTTTTTAGAAGGCTCACAGTCTCAGCATGTCTTTATGTCCACAACTTGTACAATGCCAAGCCATACTTGGACTTCTTCATTATGCATCGAATACCCTTTCTGAATAATCATGTAGCAGGTAATGGAATTTGCATCATTTTCATTCCCGGAAGAGAGGATGGAAACCACAGGGGTGTACATGGTCTCTAATAGAACTAGGTATATTAGTTATACACCCAACAGAAAAACAAGTGTTTTCTGATACGAACCTTGAGGAAGGTTCCTCAGCAGTTTCTTCAAAACCCTGTGAGGATTCAGACAGAGGTGTAGAGCTCTTCTCACTATCAGGACCATTTGCATAGCTCGTGCTGGCCCCAAAACTAGCATCAAAGCTTCCAAAACTCAATCCAGTTCTTTCTGCTTCAGGGACATGGAGATGGGTAGGAATAATAACATGTTGACCATCAGAGAAACGTAAATCTTCCAACTTCTTCTGCAACTTTAAACTTGTTTCTTCTGAAGCAGAGATACTCAATGAAGGTTGTGACCGAGCACCAGCTTCCACAGTGATAGATGCACCATCAGATATCCCAATGGCTCCACTAGCTTGGGAAGTATTAGTGTTTGTAGGCTTTGGTTTCCACTCCTTGCCAGGGCCTACTGCTGTGGGAAAAACAAAATCACCAGTTGTATATCCATTAATAATGTTGACACAGAACACACATAAATCCAGGCAGTCGCAATTATTTAAATGCATAAAAGATGCAAACCACCTACCAACTTGGAACCCTAATCAAAACTTTTTTGATCTTAATTTCTTCCATCGAACTGCAATGAATAAAATTTGCATATAGGAAATAAAGTATAGAAAAAACTGTCATATTATATCTATGATATATGCCACAGAAGATAAAAGAGTTTGAACAATATAGGCTGTGCAAAAAAATGTATAGCCTGATTAGAAAACAGCTCagctcaactcaactcaactcaactcaacccaaccttatcccaactaaatgggatcaggTACATAGGTcctttttttctccaattatttttaaaaaaatgagataaaaatatcaagagatgaaatttgtaaaaaaaaaaaatgaatggaaagaaaattctCTCAAACTCAGTTGCAATTAATTTTGTCCAAACtacaaccccccaccccccagcGGAAAAAGTGAAGAAAGTGCATAGCACACAAATATTGTACAACCTTGGAAATTCCATACTTGCACTTTCCTGATGATACTCTCACTCAAATCCATGCTCTTGCTTTGCCAAATGAATGTGCATAGTCagatgaataaaagaaaaaaaccacatCAACACTAAGGCCTGATTTTGTATGAATTCTATTTGAATTTCATGAGGTAATTTATATTTGGGAagttatttggtttgatttttacaCCTTATTTCAgcgaaataaaaatcaaatttcaatgaAATTCTGAAATAGGTAAGATGctctttcaaaagaaaaaagtccaaaccaatgcatgaggctcccgctactgcaaggtctggggaggggcaaatgtacacagccttaccttCTGCTTCACAGGAGAGGGGTATGCAAAATTGAGATGCTCTTTCAATTTTCGAAATGGCATTCACTCTTGctctttaatgagcacatggttaatttgatgggcaaagtagtaatttcatgttaaaaataaagCTGTCCTTCTGCTCCAAGTGGTCTCACAACCACCAGCACCACCACCTCTACCAAAGAAATATAGAGAATCTGTTCTCAGAAATTGAATTACCTAACAgatttcttattcttgaaatattttagATTGATGAAACCaaataatttcaatttcttgacaaaaACTCTATTTGTTGActattttatgaaaataatCCAAAATTAAAATAGGAGTCGCACCAAATCAGGCCTAAACATCAACACAGAGAAAGAAGACTAATTCAATTAATTCGATATGCATGTTTCAGTTCAATATCCAAACTATAACATTTTTTCCTACTTGTTTCAAAAGGTTACTTGAGAATAAATGGAATGTAAGCATGTGATTCACATACATGAGTACATTAAGAAGGACTCCAAAGCACTAATATCAAGGTTGGACttaaggaacaaaaattttacaAGCCAATTTATTGAatctttccctctcccttctttttaTTCCAAGGAAAATGCATCAAACCAGAATTATACCAAACTTACTTCAACTACACATTTCATTAACCACATTTTTTCAAGTTCActaatatccatcaagaaaaatcataatTCCAATAATCACAAATCACCCATATTAACCCTATATCTTAacattcaaatccaaaaataaacataaaagtcccgtcaaaaggaagaaaaaaaaatgaggtttCAGGCTCCAGCATGTATATTACCCTTCTGAGGACCAATAAGTTGTTGCGATCGATTGCTGTAATTAGATGAAGGCCTACTAGCTGTAGAGCTACCATGAGTAGAAGATGTAGGTTGCAATGGCTCAGAGAGATGATTCCTGTCAGCCCCCTGTGATTTGGCAAGCATCCTGCTGTGCATGGCGTTCCCAATTTCTAAAACTGCTTTCTCATTCATGGTTGAAGACAACTCAGATTCAATTGCATCATGAGCTATAGTTTTGTTCATCTGAAGATGATTGGTTAAGTCCTGAGGAGCAGCTGATTTTCTATCAGCAGAGATGGTAGCATTTGGATCAACACTAATTCGTTGGCTCCCCACCTGACGTTTAATTGTGCCCACTGCACCAGGAAGCCGTGAATCCAGAGAAGGCACCAGAACAGGATCTAAAGCCGAGGAATATACACCAGACACAGATGCGGGAGTCGTCGAAGTCAAGAAGTGGTCAGACCTTGGTGTGGGCTGACCATCTGAGGCTCCAACCACAGATGCAGGGATGTCACTTTTTGCATTGACATGTGAAGAAGGGGCTCCACGCTTATTCGTATCAAAACCTGAACTATCTTCAGATGTGTTCATGTCACTGCCAATGGGCAATTGGGAGACACGTCCATGACTGGAACTCCCAGAAGCCACAGTTGTGGGACCATTAGCCACAACAGAAACAGAGCTgcaaaacaaaaatatccaagTAAATGTCATACAACACAATACAGTATCACTGGAgaataagtttaaaaaaaataataataataataataacaataataattatgTTGACAACAAGTCACCTTGATGCAGGAGTTGTTGATTTATTTTCCGTATTCTGAGATACAGGCAAAGAAGGTGTAACCCCTCTCTCAGCACCTTGATTGACTCCATTTTCTTTTCCAGACAGAGGGTTCCTCCCGCCACCAGCATCTGACAAGATGCAAGTCAGAGAAACAAAGTTGAAAACTCAATATAGACATAACAGTCACTGACACAACCTAAAATCAATCTGTTGTTAAAGACATGGTAAGACTGGTTTgcaacatcaacatcaatatCGAGATGCTCTAGGATAAAAGTTGCTGTGCTTTGAAGGACAAAGGAACAATGATGAGAAGAGGAAGGTATCTCTCGGTGCACAAAAAGAAGCCATAAGACCTGAAGCTTAAGCTTCACTCTCATTTAAGAACATAACAATATTGTAGAAACAACCAGAAACATAATAAAAGACTGCTTCCACTCCTTGTGGTTACGTCCTCAGTCTTGGCTGCTATACTTCGATAGCCCTTTAGTCTGGCGCCAATCTATTTCCTTTTGTGAGTGGAATCAGATTAGAACATGTGACCACACACGGATAAGGCAAAGGTTGTTTCAAACTAGTTTGTCCAGATTAATATAAAGACCACCAACTGAACCAGCACTCAGATTAATGGTAAGACACCAACTAAAAAGGCACTCCTCTGGATAGAGGATGGTGCAACAAACATGTACTTATTTTCCTGCCGCCTGTGTAAGCTTTAAACCCAAGCCCTCAATATAGCGTTTTAGAAGCACCATATATATAAAGCATAACATAAACTGGCAGTTTCAACAAAGTtgcaaaaaaatcaaaaacaaaaacaaaagaaaacatcaGAAGAATGGACTTGAAGCCTATTGCAAGacaaaaggtgaaaagataGATTACATATCAGCAGTAACAAAGAGCTGCAATTGCTATAAAGTTGAAGTGAAATTTATACCATGAGAGACGTAACGAGGAGAATAATTTCCACGACCACCCCTGCCCCCTCTCCCCTGCACGCCTGATTTCCATCTAGGATCTGCAGGCTCTCTGTTGTTCAGATTctgcaagaaaataaagatataTAGTATTGTCAATCAAGTGAACaaaacgaaaagaaaagaaaagtacaaaGACAGTTCTTCCGGGGGGAGGGGAGAATGTTACACAAAAAATCACAGCAAATAATGTTTGAAAGGAAAACTTACGAAAAATTCCACATGACTCAGATAAGAGTGAACCATGAAATGTAAAAAAGCAATATTTGTATCAGATAATCATGATTACAACTGAATTCCTTTAGATTTGTCAACTTCAAAACAATCCTACATCTCACTTCTTttcccaaaatttcttacttccaCCTCATCTTTACAAATTTAATTATATACAAACAGTGAGACCTTGAATGCACGAAATTTATATTCCGAAAGACTAATCAAAAGCAACACCATGATATATGGCATAACTCCTTAAGTATATTATAGGTTTTGTGTTTTATTCAATGAATGAAACTgcgaaaataaattaaaaatgaaatggGTTTTATCACCTCAAAGAAAAACTCACCTCCTTTCTCCTGTCACGTTTCCTTCTGACCTCGTGAAATGTATCTGTTAAACCAAAGCAAACAAGTTTGGAAGTTACTAAACATATTAAACATAGAAATGACTCCCACTTTCCCAGGTATttataactttattttttatattcataaAAATAGAAAGGCAAATAGAGACAATGAGAGCACAATGTGAGGAAATCATATAAAGCAACAAAGAGGTTCTGTTTGTGAATTCATTGAACACATATAACAAGACGATGAAAGCATGTTATGCAGCCTATGGAACAAAGATGCTGACAAGTATCCTAGCATTTCTACTTGAAGCCTTAAATCCAGTTATTCACTTGTTTGCATCTATTTACAGCTGCTAGAAATGTGCCTTAAGAAAGCCCTTACTCAAAGCTCGTTTGTGTCTATCGACAACTTAAATCATCATTAAAATCACATTAGGAGAGCCCTTAATTCAGCCAATAACTTGACCACAGATGAATtaacaataaattaaaaatgaagaagggttttccatcatgaataaaaacaaaactacACTAATCCTTTTATTGTATCTCCAACCAAATCTTTTTCTCCGAATCTAATTTGTAGCAAATCAGTACTAAACATACTGTGGGTTTTTCATcagattaaaaaataacaagaaaatataaatcCTAAGCTACTTATAACAATATAAGGAGGTGGTTAACTGACCAAATAACATGTAAATAGGAAGACACAAGAAATCCACCATAAAAACCTACCAAAATCAAGTATTAACGCAAATACAGGCATCATGGTGGTTGGGATACTCCTCATACAAGTCAACATACAAAATTCAAATGGACCCCAATTAAGTAAGTAATAACATGATAACCCATTAACAAGGTCTACAAATAAATCCAGattatcatcagaaaaatcacaGGAAACCCAATATCAATTGTTCATGTCCACCATTTCTATGAGACAACCTCCACCCAAATCCAACTCTTTTGGTGATATTTTTCCTTCCCCTGATTCCATGCCTAAGGAAAACAACGAACAAAACACCAGTGTGATAATCATACATGGCGTCGGACCACAAACTGTACATAACTTCCTCGAAGTCTTTCTTCTATTGTGCCAGGAACTTGATATTCAGTCTGGATGCCAACATCCAGTCCTTTTCCAGAAAATACAAGTGTCCTTTAAGAAACTCCTCAGCACCTGCTGATCCAACAATTGATTGTAAACAAATCTTCACCGTGCTTCTAATGCCCATAAAAAACCCCAGTTCATGAAGCAGCACCATGAGTTCTACCGGGGTATAATCTCCAGACCACTGACTTTGACCCCAGTTCTGTGAATCTAGTGGGAGGGAAGAGAATCACTGATAATTTTGAGAGATAAACACGCTGTCATTTCCCATGATTCATCAGTGGGATGAGCattggaagagaaaagaagaaaccgCAGATATTTCAAATAAACcaaattcctaaaaaaaaaatacaacaacaacaacaaggaagaaaaaaacagGGGGGAAAAAAGGAGGGGCTCCCAAAAAAAACGATGACAACTTTAATTTCACATCCAGGGTGCCAATGTCCCCAACTCACAGACAATGAAGcatatttgaattgaaattttaagACTAAATGGAAGCCCTGGACCAGAAAATCTTAGGTGGACAAAGTCCCATTTTGAGGTCCAATAAACGCAAACAGTACCGAAGTggagaaaggaagggaaaaggaaagacccaaccaaacaaaaaaaaaaaaaaagctaagcCATCCTAAACATAGCTTACATCAGACACTGTAGAGCAATAAAATCTCCAGGTACTCAACTCAAAATTTCGCAACCCAATCGCAAAACATCCCCCAAATCAATGAACGAACTCAAAAGAACCACATGGATCTCAACCCAGAAGAAGTGAAATCAAGACCAACCAAACTAACCGAAGCCCAAAAAAGATTAAagtaaatcaaagaaaaaataccTTGAAGCAATAGCTTCTGAGCGGTTTCATTGGGATCCATTGAACACTCCCTGAGCATTGCATATATCTCCTCATCGCTGTGGTTGCCGGCGATCTCTTTGATGTTTTGGATCGTTTTACGGACATTGTTAGGGATTGGAACCCTAGAATTGCCACTCATGTTTACAAGGAGACAGCGAGACAGAACCACAGAGACCGAGAAAAAAGGTAGGGAAAATAAGGAAAGTAATCGTAACAAAacaactgagagagagagagagagagagggggggggggagaagatgGGTCTtggagaaataagaaaaaaaggaagaggtgattttgggggttttcgAATTGGTTTCTAGACGAAgtatgaatgagagagagagaacagaataaaccaaaataataaaagaataattaaaattttgactTGAGAAAATGGCGAATTGACATAACCCCTCAGACTGTGGCCACTGTTTTGAGAGTAGGCGCGTTTgtgaacttttttattttcaggatATCCATTCTATAATCCACATCCTCTGCAGATAGCGGAGAGATGGGGTGAACATCTGATGATTGAGAACATTTAAACTAATGATCTCACCGTGTAGAAAAAGTGAAGTCCTTTCTATACTCTGTATTTCCTTCCATTTTCTAGTGAATTATGTCCTCATCAAATTACATTTTTACATTTGAGTAGAGGTGTCGATCCATCGATTTGATTTGTTAGGTTTAGCCCAGTTTTGGTCAAACTTAATCGATTTTGGTATTCACTTGGCGAATCCGAAACCAAACtattaaggatttttttttatttggtttttttactgttttttcttttcttttttttttcctattattacAATGTAATTGGGTACTATAGCATACGATATGGTCCGGTTTCAAGTTTGTATATATACGTAAGGAaatgaataaacaaacaaaaaaaaaatatgttattttAAGGTTTTTCGGTTCCTCATTGGGTTAGTATTTGTCCAATGTCATTTGTTATTGGGTTTGTTCCCGTTTTAGCTTTCGCTTGTTGcattggtttggttcaatttgatttcgGTTTCTATCAATTTCATCACACCCTATTTGAAACAGAATCAATGTATGGTTGGTTCGGTTCAGGCTGAACTGGTTGCATTTGGTCAGGCCAAGGGATTCGTGTTGGATTTTAACACCCTTACCCTTGAGACACATCCTTTATGTTGTGAACTAGCACTTCAAACATGTCTAGACAACATGTAAAGGTTATAATGCTAGACGATTCATTGCCACTACATATAAGGGGAGGTCATGAGCGTCTCAGAGTTTGAAGGGCAACGAGCCCTCAACCTGCAACCATAAAATGAGGGTTTTATTCATATATGAATCTATCCAATTTATAAAGGAAGAACTTGCTTCATTGTCTCAATTTCAACTCAAATATGCGCTTGATACACACTATGGTATAAAAACAATTTACCAAGCATCCgaaaataggaaaatatatTAGCATTGTGATTACACTACTTTGTTGATTATATATTGCAGTTCTTCTACGGAAATTAAAGGAAATGGTTATCTGAACTAGTGGCATAGAGGAGACATGGAACGGTTTCATTAATGGAAGGGTTGCAAGGTCGTTTATTGGGAGGATTATAAATATAATTAGGGAGGATGATAGTGTAACCTCCCTTGGCGGctcaataaccttttcccaagTCTATTACTTGAGAGAAAGTTATGTTATTGAAGCAATATTGGTTAATAGAGATTGATTtgcattttatttaattttgaggCAAGAGGGTGCTATGAGGAAATGGCACAGGCAACAACATGAATGAGGTGCGATAACTAGCATAATACATAGGAAGGCAACaatatcatttcatatgagaaaAGATATAAACAGACACATAATTACTATAACGTACCTTGTTGGTGGCTCATATAAcaattttttccttgttttttacGTActtcaaatattaaaaaagaaaaaatttgataaaGTTTTGATCtttgtctctctttctttttgaaaattccaTTTCTTAGGACAAACACATTATCACAACCCTAATCTAATGTGTTAATCACTGGTGTCATCTTCAATCCATTGATACCAATAAACATAAGTGGCAAAGTAATTCAAGGTAAAATGGTTAAACATAATTGACAGAATTATTTAAAATCAAAAGTTTTCAACTTGAGACACCCCACCCCAAGAAAaggacaactttttttttttttatattaacaCATAAATGCGCCTCAATGTGCCACATTCAGCGTCCATTAAAACATAAGAGGCACAAAAGGTAATTTGGTAGCTCTTACCCTAACCCTTTAGAAACCCTATTTCTCGTTCGTCTCTCTCCCTCTATGTTATGTTAAGATGGCGCCTCTCTAGCCAGGGTAACTTGTGTAGAAAATCATTATCTTAAAGTTAGTTGTATTTGAtgaaattcaattcaaaagtaTTGCAAACCACTTCATTGTTTTCTATATATCCATGTTTGATCTAGGTTGATCAAAACTCCGggatgtgtttggtagccaagagaagaaaataaaataaaaggaaaaagtatattttttttattttttttttccttggtttaagaatttttctttgtactttgtatgtcttcacccaagagaagattccccttttcaaattcaaaattcctcttgggaattgtgaaattttattttgttcccccaaatttttttttttacaaaaaacaaaaaaaacatgagaaaatgtgaaaagttaataagacaaaaaataaatgattatacaa from Macadamia integrifolia cultivar HAES 741 chromosome 11, SCU_Mint_v3, whole genome shotgun sequence encodes the following:
- the LOC122093803 gene encoding GBF-interacting protein 1-like isoform X3, with translation MSGNSRVPIPNNVRKTIQNIKEIAGNHSDEEIYAMLRECSMDPNETAQKLLLQDTFHEVRRKRDRRKENLNNREPADPRWKSGVQGRGGRGGRGNYSPRYVSHDAGGGRNPLSGKENGVNQGAERGVTPSLPVSQNTENKSTTPASSSVSVVANGPTTVASGSSSHGRVSQLPIGSDMNTSEDSSGFDTNKRGAPSSHVNAKSDIPASVVGASDGQPTPRSDHFLTSTTPASVSGVYSSALDPVLVPSLDSRLPGAVGTIKRQVGSQRISVDPNATISADRKSAAPQDLTNHLQMNKTIAHDAIESELSSTMNEKAVLEIGNAMHSRMLAKSQGADRNHLSEPLQPTSSTHGSSTASRPSSNYSNRSQQLIGPQKAVGPGKEWKPKPTNTNTSQASGAIGISDGASITVEAGARSQPSLSISASEETSLKLQKKLEDLRFSDGQHVIIPTHLHVPEAERTGLSFGSFDASFGASTSYANGPDSEKSSTPLSESSQGFEETAEEPSSSNHNASPAAQEERYPDHPQSPTQMPENLSSGEADVSSSQVIESKPETVLPSGGPQYSVVHNATNYGFGFMPPMVGGQLAPFESSEPQVQQPFDPSASYYTQFYRPGVDGDGRFSPFLAPGTATKYNGNIAVLSSQTGQSPQESGNSLVLSTTAPSPLVTQAAGVMQSSLAVTQQPVPVFRQPAGVHISHYPPNYMPYSQYFSPFYVPPPTIHHFLSNTAFPQQPPTGNVYPPPAAAAATGVKYSLSQYKPGNNTSNSTHIGMATGYGPSSSPAGYSPSPAATTGNVAGNEDVGASQFKENNVYITGQQSEGSAVWIPAPGRDISGLPASSFYNLPPQGQHVAFAPTQAGHGAFAGIYHPSQTVAAASVHPLLQQSQTMAGAVEMVGPPAGVYQQPQRAQMNWTNNY
- the LOC122093803 gene encoding GBF-interacting protein 1-like isoform X1; translated protein: MSGNSRVPIPNNVRKTIQNIKEIAGNHSDEEIYAMLRECSMDPNETAQKLLLQDTFHEVRRKRDRRKENLNNREPADPRWKSGVQGRGGRGGRGNYSPRYVSHDAGGGRNPLSGKENGVNQGAERGVTPSLPVSQNTENKSTTPASSSVSVVANGPTTVASGSSSHGRVSQLPIGSDMNTSEDSSGFDTNKRGAPSSHVNAKSDIPASVVGASDGQPTPRSDHFLTSTTPASVSGVYSSALDPVLVPSLDSRLPGAVGTIKRQVGSQRISVDPNATISADRKSAAPQDLTNHLQMNKTIAHDAIESELSSTMNEKAVLEIGNAMHSRMLAKSQGADRNHLSEPLQPTSSTHGSSTASRPSSNYSNRSQQLIGPQKAVGPGKEWKPKPTNTNTSQASGAIGISDGASITVEAGARSQPSLSISASEETSLKLQKKLEDLRFSDGQHVIIPTHLHVPEAERTGLSFGSFDASFGASTSYANGPDSEKSSTPLSESSQGFEETAEEPSSSNHNASPAAQEERYPDHPQSPTQMPENLSSGEADVSSSQVIESKPETVLPSGGPQYSVVHNATNYGFGFMPPMVGGQLAPFESSEPQARDVSRLPSFVVQQPFDPSASYYTQFYRPGVDGDGRFSPFLAPGTATKYNGNIAVLSSQTGQSPQESGNSLVLSTTAPSPLVTQAAGVMQSSLAVTQQPVPVFRQPAGVHISHYPPNYMPYSQYFSPFYVPPPTIHHFLSNTAFPQQPPTGNVYPPPAAAAATGVKYSLSQYKPGNNTSNSTHIGMATGYGPSSSPAGYSPSPAATTGNVAGNEDVGASQFKENNVYITGQQSEGSAVWIPAPGRDISGLPASSFYNLPPQGQHVAFAPTQAGHGAFAGIYHPSQTVAAASVHPLLQQSQTMAGAVEMVGPPAGVYQQPQRAQMNWTNNY